From Enterococcus mundtii, the proteins below share one genomic window:
- the rlmN gene encoding 23S rRNA (adenine(2503)-C(2))-methyltransferase RlmN, translated as MEKQSIYGLTNKELTAWFLEHGEKKFRASQVWEWLYQKRVTSFEEMTNLSKSLIEKLSENFEINPLKQVIVQEASDGTVKYLFELPDKNMIETVLMRQEYGLSVCVTTQVGCNIGCTFCASGLLTKNRDLTAGEIVAQIMMVQHYFDERQLGERVSHVVVMGIGEPFDNYDNVMDFLHIINDAKGLAIGARHITVSTSGLANKIKEFAENGLQVNLAISLHAPNNEVRTSMMRINRRFPIEKLMEAVDEYLEKTNRRITFEYIMLNQVNDRPEHAQQLADLLKDKKKLTYVNLIPYNPVSEHDQYSRSPKADVLKFYDVLKKNGINCVIRKEHGTDIDAACGQLRSKQMKKEKTVAK; from the coding sequence GGAATGGCTCTATCAAAAGCGCGTCACAAGCTTTGAAGAAATGACAAATCTTTCAAAAAGTTTAATTGAAAAACTATCAGAAAACTTTGAGATCAATCCATTGAAACAAGTGATCGTGCAAGAGGCAAGTGATGGGACAGTCAAATACTTGTTTGAGTTGCCAGATAAAAATATGATCGAAACGGTGTTGATGAGACAAGAATATGGCTTATCTGTGTGTGTAACTACACAAGTCGGATGTAACATTGGCTGTACTTTTTGTGCCAGTGGTTTATTAACGAAAAACCGAGACTTAACAGCCGGTGAGATCGTAGCGCAGATCATGATGGTCCAACATTACTTTGATGAACGTCAACTGGGGGAACGAGTATCCCATGTCGTGGTGATGGGGATCGGTGAACCGTTCGACAATTACGACAATGTGATGGATTTCTTGCATATCATCAATGATGCCAAAGGTTTAGCAATCGGTGCTCGTCACATCACGGTGTCAACCAGTGGGTTGGCAAACAAAATCAAAGAATTCGCTGAAAATGGATTACAAGTCAACTTAGCGATATCATTACATGCACCAAATAATGAAGTCCGTACGTCTATGATGCGTATCAATCGCCGTTTCCCAATTGAAAAATTGATGGAAGCAGTGGATGAGTACTTGGAGAAAACCAATCGCCGGATCACGTTTGAATACATCATGCTGAATCAAGTAAATGATCGTCCAGAACACGCGCAACAACTGGCTGATCTGTTGAAAGACAAGAAAAAATTAACTTATGTCAATTTGATTCCTTACAACCCAGTAAGTGAACATGATCAATATTCAAGAAGTCCAAAAGCGGATGTATTGAAATTTTATGATGTGTTGAAAAAGAACGGCATCAATTGTGTGATTCGCAAAGAGCATGGGACAGATATTGATGCAGCTTGTGGGCAATTGCGTAGCAAACAAATGAAAAAAGAAAAAACTGTAGCAAAATAA
- the aac(6') gene encoding aminoglycoside N-acetyltransferase AAC(6')-Ii, producing the protein MIISEFDRRNIGLKDQLADLLRLTWPKDYGEQPMKEVEQLLATDRIAVSAVEQDRLVGFIGAIPQYGMTGWEIHPLVVETSYRKQYIGSRLVDYVEKEIASKGGVMVYLGTDDTDGDTSLSHTDLFDHPLDKLKSIETFNKHPYTFYEKMGYQVVGAIPDANGINQPDIILAKRLGEINQ; encoded by the coding sequence ATGATCATCAGTGAATTTGATCGTAGAAATATCGGATTGAAGGATCAGTTAGCTGACCTTTTGCGTTTGACTTGGCCGAAGGATTACGGTGAACAACCAATGAAAGAAGTCGAGCAACTACTAGCGACGGATCGAATCGCCGTCTCAGCGGTTGAACAAGATCGTTTGGTTGGTTTTATCGGTGCGATTCCGCAGTATGGAATGACTGGTTGGGAAATTCACCCTCTAGTAGTAGAAACTTCTTATCGAAAGCAGTATATCGGTAGCCGCTTAGTTGATTATGTTGAGAAAGAAATCGCCTCTAAAGGTGGTGTGATGGTTTATTTAGGAACAGATGATACGGATGGAGACACAAGTCTTAGTCATACGGATCTTTTTGATCATCCGTTAGATAAACTGAAATCAATCGAAACCTTCAACAAGCATCCTTATACATTTTATGAAAAAATGGGCTATCAAGTCGTTGGAGCGATTCCTGATGCAAATGGGATCAATCAACCAGATATCATCCTGGCAAAACGACTTGGAGAAATAAACCAATGA
- a CDS encoding peptide ABC transporter substrate-binding protein yields MKKNLTFGVVALCGLVLAGCYGGSSADTSGSGSSSSGSADGGGVFNLVVPQEMPSADLSVATDTISFTALNNVYEGIYRLDEDSKPQPAGASELAEVSEDGLTYKVKLREDAKWSNGEPVTAADYVYGWQRTVDPATASEYAYLFAPVENAEAITAGDKDKSELGIKAVGDYELEIKLAKQTPYFQYLLAFPSFFPQSQAVVEEHGDAYASSSDNAVYNGPFTLADFDGPGTDTEWTYKKNEEYWDKDAVKLSEIKVSVVKESSTALNLFKDGQADDVILSGELAQQNANDPAYTSVKEARTSYIEFNQREDDSPFKNVNLRKAISYSINREALVKQVMGDGSVVSTGLIPADMTKNPETNEDFAAEAGELVSYDQDKAKEYWEKAKSELGIDSLEFELMASDDDSTKKVIEYIQNSIQENLDGVKVKPTPVPFSVRLDRSSSGDFDTVLGGWGADYADPSSFTDLFVTGNSYNRGQWSNADYDKAVEASASKDAGDEQARWADLQEANKIIAEDMGVAPVYQKAEGHLVNPKVKGIVHHAAGASWDYKWTYIEE; encoded by the coding sequence ATGAAAAAGAATTTAACTTTTGGTGTTGTGGCCTTATGTGGGCTTGTACTTGCTGGTTGTTATGGTGGCAGCAGTGCAGATACAAGTGGTAGTGGTTCTTCAAGCAGTGGATCAGCAGATGGAGGAGGCGTCTTCAACTTAGTAGTACCTCAAGAAATGCCGTCGGCCGACTTATCGGTTGCAACAGATACAATCAGTTTTACTGCACTAAATAATGTGTATGAAGGAATCTATCGTTTAGATGAAGATAGTAAACCTCAACCAGCCGGTGCGAGTGAATTGGCTGAAGTTAGTGAAGATGGATTGACTTATAAAGTCAAATTGCGTGAAGACGCAAAATGGTCAAATGGGGAGCCTGTCACAGCAGCTGATTATGTTTACGGTTGGCAACGTACGGTAGATCCAGCGACGGCATCAGAATATGCGTATCTTTTTGCACCAGTTGAAAATGCTGAAGCAATCACAGCAGGCGACAAAGACAAATCAGAATTAGGCATCAAAGCAGTTGGTGATTATGAATTGGAAATCAAATTAGCCAAACAAACACCATACTTCCAATACTTACTTGCTTTCCCTTCATTCTTCCCACAAAGTCAAGCAGTGGTTGAAGAACATGGAGATGCGTACGCATCATCAAGTGACAACGCAGTATACAATGGACCATTTACTTTAGCTGATTTTGATGGACCAGGTACTGATACTGAATGGACGTACAAGAAAAACGAAGAGTACTGGGATAAAGATGCAGTTAAATTATCAGAAATCAAAGTCAGTGTCGTAAAAGAATCTTCTACTGCATTGAATCTATTCAAAGATGGACAAGCAGATGATGTCATCTTATCAGGCGAGTTAGCACAACAAAATGCGAATGATCCAGCTTATACGTCAGTCAAAGAAGCACGTACAAGTTATATCGAGTTCAATCAAAGAGAAGATGATTCACCATTCAAAAATGTGAACTTAAGAAAAGCCATTTCTTATTCAATCAATCGTGAAGCATTAGTGAAACAAGTTATGGGTGATGGTTCAGTTGTTTCAACAGGTTTGATTCCTGCAGACATGACTAAGAACCCTGAAACAAATGAAGATTTCGCAGCAGAAGCCGGCGAATTAGTATCATATGATCAAGACAAAGCAAAAGAATATTGGGAAAAAGCGAAGAGTGAATTAGGAATCGACTCATTAGAATTTGAATTGATGGCATCAGATGATGACTCAACGAAAAAAGTGATCGAATATATCCAAAACTCTATCCAAGAAAACCTTGACGGTGTGAAAGTAAAACCTACACCAGTACCATTCTCAGTTCGTTTGGATCGTTCATCATCTGGTGATTTTGATACAGTATTAGGTGGTTGGGGCGCAGACTATGCTGACCCAAGTAGCTTTACTGACTTATTTGTAACAGGCAATTCTTACAACCGTGGTCAATGGTCAAATGCAGACTATGACAAAGCTGTTGAAGCATCTGCTTCTAAAGATGCTGGCGACGAACAAGCGCGTTGGGCTGACTTACAAGAAGCGAATAAAATCATCGCTGAAGATATGGGTGTCGCTCCAGTTTATCAAAAAGCTGAAGGTCATTTAGTTAATCCAAAAGTCAAAGGTATCGTTCATCATGCTGCTGGCGCATCATGGGATTACAAATGGACATATATTGAAGAATAA
- a CDS encoding DUF3899 domain-containing protein translates to MKKKYRPYLFAGLVIVLVLLKNVLTDQLTLLQLSNDLFLCALPFLIIGGFLWVFSSGFFDHFQRSFHLARTRNRKEKPEFTSLSSVSYGMYTFWLIIAGILLVFSIVFALISLV, encoded by the coding sequence ATGAAAAAAAAATATCGTCCTTATTTGTTTGCCGGTTTAGTGATCGTCCTCGTGTTACTTAAAAATGTTTTGACTGATCAGTTGACCCTTCTTCAATTATCCAATGATTTATTTTTATGTGCGTTGCCGTTTTTGATTATCGGCGGATTTTTATGGGTGTTCTCCTCAGGTTTCTTTGATCACTTTCAACGTTCGTTTCACTTAGCACGAACAAGAAACCGGAAGGAAAAACCAGAATTTACTTCCCTATCTTCGGTCAGCTACGGTATGTATACCTTTTGGCTGATCATCGCTGGAATTTTGCTTGTGTTTTCGATTGTCTTTGCGCTCATCTCACTTGTCTAA
- the opp3b gene encoding oligopeptide ABC transporter permease: MNSYIKYVLKRVFFMVITLWLIATITFFLMQLLPGTPYTNQERLSPETIEMLNKQVGLDKPVIVQYGIYLSNLIQGDFGISFQFKNQPVANLLAGRVGPSLQLGLQAIIFGTFFGTILGTISAMKQNTWVDTSSTLVAILGRSIPNFVFAVLLQYIFAIQFRVLPIAKWDGFMYTILPTIALAMSPLADSARFIRTEMVEVLHSDYVELARAKGLSRWEIAFKHGLRNSLIPLMTLLGPLAVALMTGSLVVENIFAIPGIGEQFVKSITTNDYPTIMAVTILYSFMLILVILVVDLLYGLVDPRIRVSEGSRS, translated from the coding sequence GTGAATAGTTATATAAAATATGTATTAAAACGCGTCTTCTTTATGGTGATCACACTATGGTTGATTGCAACCATCACATTCTTTTTGATGCAATTATTGCCTGGTACACCTTACACAAACCAGGAACGTTTAAGTCCTGAAACAATTGAGATGTTGAACAAACAAGTTGGTTTGGATAAACCAGTCATCGTTCAATATGGGATCTATCTTTCTAATTTGATCCAAGGAGATTTTGGTATCTCTTTCCAATTCAAAAACCAACCAGTTGCTAACTTATTAGCAGGACGAGTAGGACCTTCATTACAGCTTGGTCTACAAGCAATCATTTTCGGAACTTTCTTTGGAACGATCCTAGGAACAATCTCAGCAATGAAACAAAATACATGGGTCGATACGTCTTCTACATTAGTCGCGATCTTAGGACGTTCTATCCCTAACTTTGTTTTTGCTGTATTGTTACAATACATTTTTGCCATCCAATTTCGTGTATTGCCGATCGCAAAATGGGATGGGTTCATGTATACGATCTTACCAACGATTGCACTAGCCATGTCGCCATTAGCTGACTCTGCCAGATTCATCCGAACAGAAATGGTCGAAGTCTTGCATAGTGATTATGTCGAATTGGCTCGAGCAAAAGGTTTGAGTCGTTGGGAAATTGCCTTTAAACATGGTCTACGTAATAGTTTGATCCCGTTGATGACCTTGTTAGGCCCATTAGCAGTGGCTTTGATGACCGGTTCATTAGTTGTTGAAAATATCTTTGCTATTCCGGGGATCGGTGAGCAATTCGTTAAGTCGATCACAACAAATGACTATCCAACGATCATGGCTGTTACGATTTTGTATTCATTTATGTTAATCTTAGTTATTTTAGTCGTGGATCTATTGTACGGACTAGTTGATCCGAGAATCCGAGTTTCTGAAGGGAGTCGAAGCTAG
- a CDS encoding ABC transporter permease, whose product MELIPKRYETIAEIPADEFLPLQKNTEEEREKIEAPSLNFIQDSWRRLKKNKAAVISMGLLIVIIFISIITIFVSPHDPTAQNVDYINLPPRIPGINIDGLNGKAMVAGELVDKYAQANVPADVNYFLGTDGLGRDVLSRLFMGTRISLLIAFIAALLDVTIGVAYGLISGLLGGRVDNAMQRFLEVLSGIPNLVVMILMLVVFEPGIFSIVAAMAITNWIPMARIVRAQTLKLKDQEYVLAGMTLGESKWKIAFKHILPNISSVIIIQMMFSIPSAIFFEAFLSFIGLGLTPPSASLGTMLSDGYKTFLYLPYLLWIPAATLSVIMIGFNLLADGLRDAFDPKMKE is encoded by the coding sequence ATGGAACTGATACCAAAACGCTACGAAACAATTGCAGAAATTCCTGCAGATGAATTTTTACCGTTACAAAAAAACACAGAAGAAGAACGTGAAAAAATCGAAGCTCCTTCACTGAATTTTATCCAGGATTCTTGGCGTCGATTGAAGAAAAACAAAGCGGCAGTTATTTCCATGGGATTACTGATCGTGATCATCTTTATCTCGATCATCACGATTTTCGTTTCACCCCATGATCCAACCGCTCAAAATGTCGATTACATCAACTTACCACCACGTATTCCTGGTATCAATATCGACGGACTAAACGGAAAAGCAATGGTTGCTGGTGAGTTAGTCGATAAATATGCGCAAGCCAATGTTCCTGCAGATGTGAACTACTTTTTAGGAACAGATGGTCTAGGTCGTGATGTGTTAAGTCGTTTGTTCATGGGAACACGTATCTCTCTACTGATTGCCTTCATCGCTGCGTTACTAGATGTAACGATCGGTGTTGCCTATGGTTTGATCTCTGGTTTATTAGGTGGTCGTGTGGACAATGCGATGCAACGTTTCTTAGAGGTCTTATCTGGTATTCCTAACTTAGTCGTGATGATTTTGATGTTGGTCGTCTTTGAACCAGGGATCTTCTCGATCGTGGCAGCGATGGCGATCACGAACTGGATTCCGATGGCTCGGATCGTCAGGGCGCAAACATTGAAATTAAAAGACCAAGAGTATGTGTTAGCAGGAATGACATTAGGTGAATCCAAATGGAAGATCGCCTTCAAGCATATCTTGCCAAACATTTCGAGTGTGATCATCATCCAAATGATGTTCAGTATCCCATCAGCGATTTTCTTCGAAGCTTTCTTAAGTTTCATCGGCCTAGGCTTGACACCACCTTCTGCTTCACTGGGAACGATGTTGAGTGATGGATACAAAACATTCTTATACTTGCCGTACCTATTATGGATTCCGGCAGCAACTTTATCGGTGATCATGATTGGTTTCAACTTATTAGCAGATGGCTTACGTGATGCCTTTGATCCTAAAATGAAAGAGTGA